AAGCTATTTAACCCATTAATCTAAAAGTTGCATTTGTGACTTGAATTTAAGATTTGTTTAATGTTATGGTTTCCAGAATCTAAATCAACCTTGTCAACGATTTTAATGTACCCTTTAGATAGTTCCTCAACAAAAGGACTTTCCTCAATTCCTGTTAGTTTGAATATCGTATCGGATAACTTCAAATCATGATCTAGCACAGAGAAACCTGCCATTTCAAGCTTCTGCATTAGCTGAGTATGCTTAATATCATCTTCAATTAACGAACAAATAATCTCTTTCATACCTGACATATTTGTCATAAAAATAGTAAAACCTGACATATATGTTTTATAGTGTTCTGTTTTTTCTCAACAATCTTGTATTATGGATCGAGAAAAGGAATTACAAAAGTTAGGAGAACGGATCAAAGAATTGCGAAAAAGCAAAGGAATGACCCAGTTGGACTTGGCGGCTGCTATTAATCAAGATTATACTTCTATTACTAGATTAGAGGCGGGGAGAACAAACCCAACTTATGTAACTCTTTTGAAGATTGCCGAAGGGCTAGAAGTAAGCGTGAGTGATTTATTGAAAATAGAGTAATGCTACTGATTCTTACACAGCTCAAATATGTGCAAGAATATCTCATTAGTTTCAGGAAGTTTTGAGATTATATTCTCAGGGCTTTCATGTTTCAACTCAATCAAATTTTTCTCAAAGTTCCGTTGAATAGCTTTTTTTCGATGTGTATCAACGAAGCTCCCTTGATTTTTAGGATCGATTATCATTGGAGGTAATTCCTTGTCGCCGTTGAGAATATTTTGTTGTCCAAGATATAATTCAAGAAACGCTCCTGTACCATTGATATCTTCGTTAGATATTTGACTATTTCGTAAACATGGATAGGCTCTGGCAAAATTGACGTCAGGATAATTACTTGCTTTTATATTGTGGGGTAATTTATTCTTAGTTATTTTGGATTGTTCCGATCTACCTTTTCCGTCATTGTCAAACATTGCAATTACTTTAAATGTTGAGTTCATGCCGATAAGGCTTTCGATTCTTTGTCTTAATAAAGTAGCCCCACCTTCAAAGTGAACATGCCCGTCAAAATCAAAGGCATCAGTTAAAAAAGGGTACATCATTCCAAATGCTTTTTCCAATAATTTGGCATCTGTTTTACCTTCTGTGAAAATTGAGATTTTCTTGCCTTTTTGATATGATGTAGAGAATGATCTGTCCGTATCATGCAGAAGAGAAATTAATTTTTGATGGTTAGGTGAACGAAAATCGGTAGGGTCAATTCTGCATTCTATTCTTACATTTTCGTTAGTTGATCTTAATAAATTTCGTAATAGGCATAGTTTGTTTAAGTGTGGGAATTCCTCGAAATGTGAATCAATAAGGATCATCTCCCAAGGGTTTGTGATGTTTCTGGGAATGATAATTTTTGTATCGATACCGCTTTGTTCCCTTGTTGATATGGACTCTTCAATTACGTGGGTCAAATTATTGTCAATTATCTTTTTTGTTGCTTCAAAAAAACATTGAATATTTGAATTGTCATAGAATTTTAATTTTTGACTTAAAGTATAAAATGGTTTAGTAGGAAAACTTCCATTTTCAATTGGATCTCTTGATTTTTGGTTTATTTGATCTTGAGTTTCCGTTTTGTTTAATTTAAGAGCCTCTAAAAAGTCCTGATTTGCCAATTCATCTGTAATGCCAAATAGTTCAAGCTTAATTAAGAGTTCATTCGATTGTATTGATAGATTATAAGAATCAATTAATTTTTCTGGAATCCTTGCTGAAGTTCCCTTTACCATGTTTGGGTTGATGCGACTCCTGCTTTCTTTAATCTCCTTTAATGAATTTGGATGAAAAAGTGAAATTATGGTATGATGAATGGATTCTTCGCAATTACAGAGATAAGAAATAAAATAATTTTTAATAAATAGAGTCA
The sequence above is drawn from the Flavobacteriales bacterium genome and encodes:
- a CDS encoding helix-turn-helix transcriptional regulator, with product MDREKELQKLGERIKELRKSKGMTQLDLAAAINQDYTSITRLEAGRTNPTYVTLLKIAEGLEVSVSDLLKIE